CTTCTTCCGCCGCGGTTTAGCGGCTTTCACCAACTCTCCCACCGCCCTCAGCGCCCGATTGACAGCCTCGGAGTTGGGGAACATGGCGTGAACATCTGGCTCAAGAAGCGCAACGCTGAGCGTCTTGCCATATCTCCCATAGAATTTGCCGGTCTCCCCTTTACTGAAGTCGTATTCGGGAAGGAGCTCATCTTCGGGACAATCTATCGCGGTTTTCTTCATAGGATTTGATTTCAAGCTTGGTGGCTATTCTTGCGCTGATCAGGCGCTGATTTTCGCCTCGGTCGGTATGCAGTAGCACGACCAACCTTCCTGTTCCGGTAAATCCCAACGTGATGTATCGGTCTTCGCCGGACGAATGCTTTCCA
The window above is part of the Calditrichota bacterium genome. Proteins encoded here:
- a CDS encoding BrnT family toxin, producing MKIEGFEWEDAKAASNRRKHGIEFDEASTVLADPYAVTLYDGKHSSGEDRYITLGFTGTGRLVVLLHTDRGENQRLISARIATKLEIKSYEENRDRLSRR